In the Pueribacillus theae genome, TCTGGTTCAAATCACTAAGTTTGTTTAATAAGTCAGAAGCGGATTTGGAATCAAGCGCCCCTGTCGGTTCATCTGCAAAAATGATGCTTGGTTCATGAATAAAAGCTCTTGCTGCGGAGGTACGCTGTTTTTGTCCGCCAGATATTTCATTTGGATATTTATCTTTCATTTCATAAATGCCGAGTTCCCTTGCCAATGCTTCGAATTTTTCGTTTGCCGCTTTTTTGGGCGTCTTCGTTATCGACAAAGGCAGGAGAATATTTTCCTTTACGGTAAGCGTATCGAGCAGATTATATTCTTGAAAAATAAAGCCTAAATGATTCTTTCGAAATTGAGCCAGCTCCTTCTCTTTCATGTTGGTCATTTCGGTTCCTTCAATTTTGATTGATCCGCTGCTTACCTTGTCAATGGATGAGAGCACGTTAAGCAAGGTGGTTTTTCCCGACCCAGAGGCTCCCATAATGCTGACGAACTCCCCTTTGTCAATACTTAGATCGATCCCCTTTAGCACCTCCTGCCGATTGAATTTATTGCCATAGCTTTTATGAATGTTATTCGCTTCTAAAAT is a window encoding:
- a CDS encoding ABC transporter ATP-binding protein; this encodes MKILEANNIHKSYGNKFNRQEVLKGIDLSIDKGEFVSIMGASGSGKTTLLNVLSSIDKVSSGSIKIEGTEMTNMKEKELAQFRKNHLGFIFQEYNLLDTLTVKENILLPLSITKTPKKAANEKFEALARELGIYEMKDKYPNEISGGQKQRTSAARAFIHEPSIIFADEPTGALDSKSASDLLNKLSDLNQKRKATILMVTHDPVAASYCSRVIFIKDGQMYTQLNKGDETRQAFFTGIMKTQGVLGGVSYEH